The following are encoded together in the Roseobacter denitrificans OCh 114 genome:
- the rpmA gene encoding 50S ribosomal protein L27, whose product MAHKKAGGSSRNGRDSAGRRLGVKKYGGEAVIPGNIIVRQRGTKFWPAAGVGMGKDHTIFATVDGAVTFHKGLKNRTFISVLPVAEAAE is encoded by the coding sequence ATGGCACATAAAAAAGCAGGTGGTTCATCCCGTAACGGTCGCGATTCAGCGGGTCGTCGTCTGGGCGTGAAAAAATACGGTGGCGAAGCGGTCATCCCCGGCAACATCATCGTGCGTCAGCGCGGTACAAAATTCTGGCCAGCCGCAGGCGTTGGCATGGGTAAGGATCACACGATCTTTGCAACCGTTGATGGCGCTGTGACCTTCCACAAGGGTCTTAAAAACCGTACATTTATTTCGGTCCTGCCGGTGGCGGAGGCCGCTGAATAA
- a CDS encoding 50S ribosomal protein L21 has product MFAVLKTGGKQYKVQAGDMLRVEKLAADAGETVQFNEVLMLGGENTVVGAPFVKDAGVQAEVVDQIKGEKVINFVKRRRKHSSKRTKGHRQKLTLVKVTDILASGADKSGVKAAMGAGSVSATAVAAAAPKPTKKAAPAKAEKAEAAPAAGADDLKKLSGVGPALEKKLIEGGVTSFAQIAAWTEADVAAMDEKLSFKGRIEREGWIEQAKELAKG; this is encoded by the coding sequence ATGTTTGCAGTCCTCAAGACTGGCGGCAAGCAGTACAAGGTTCAGGCGGGCGATATGCTGCGCGTCGAGAAGCTGGCTGCGGACGCAGGTGAAACAGTTCAATTCAACGAAGTTCTGATGCTCGGTGGTGAAAACACCGTCGTGGGCGCGCCCTTCGTCAAAGACGCCGGCGTTCAGGCCGAGGTCGTCGACCAGATCAAAGGCGAAAAGGTCATCAATTTCGTCAAGCGCCGCCGGAAGCACTCTTCCAAGCGCACCAAGGGGCACCGTCAAAAGCTGACCCTGGTCAAAGTGACTGACATTCTGGCCTCCGGCGCAGATAAATCCGGCGTGAAAGCCGCAATGGGCGCAGGCTCCGTATCGGCAACAGCCGTTGCTGCCGCCGCTCCCAAGCCCACCAAGAAAGCCGCTCCGGCAAAAGCCGAGAAGGCTGAGGCCGCGCCCGCGGCAGGCGCGGATGATCTGAAAAAGCTGTCCGGCGTTGGCCCGGCGCTTGAGAAAAAGCTGATCGAAGGCGGCGTGACCTCCTTTGCTCAAATCGCAGCATGGACCGAAGCGGATGTAGCTGCTATGGACGAGAAACTGTCATTCAAAGGCCGGATCGAGCGTGAAGGCTGGATCGAACAGGCCAAAGAATTGGCTAAAGGCTAA